In Cupriavidus basilensis, the following proteins share a genomic window:
- a CDS encoding putative quinol monooxygenase yields MSESIAFIVHLPGKPEHRDELESSLLQVLEQMAKEPDFVNTYLHRSVEDPDTLVLYETWACSPAYFQTHHLSRPYRQAYEQALPTLLKRERTLEFLKPLRAFEKPAA; encoded by the coding sequence ATGAGCGAAAGCATCGCCTTTATCGTCCACCTGCCGGGTAAGCCGGAGCATCGCGACGAACTCGAATCCAGCTTGCTGCAAGTGCTGGAGCAAATGGCCAAGGAGCCGGATTTCGTCAACACCTACCTGCATCGCTCGGTCGAAGACCCCGATACGCTGGTGCTCTACGAGACCTGGGCTTGCAGCCCCGCGTATTTCCAGACGCATCACTTGAGCCGGCCCTATCGGCAGGCGTATGAGCAGGCATTGCCGACGCTGCTCAAGCGCGAGCGCACGCTGGAATTCCTCAAGCCGCTGCGCGCATTCGAAAAGCCGGCGGCATAA
- a CDS encoding SDR family oxidoreductase → MNRFEGKTVLVTGGNSGMGLTTAQAFAAEGARVIVTGRDTATLEAAKPTLGANALAIQNDAGTVAAARALAKRLADEGIKLDAVFINAGIARFAPLPDVEESMWDQTFDTNVKGPFFQIQALVPLFNPGASIVLNGSINAHIGMPSSAVYAASKAGLISLAKTLSAELLPRGVRVNVLSPGPVTTPLYGKLGLDADALANTAAQIKSQIPLGRFGEAKEIAATVLHLSATESAFIVGTEIIVDGGMSQL, encoded by the coding sequence ATGAATCGCTTCGAAGGCAAAACCGTACTGGTCACTGGCGGCAACAGTGGCATGGGCCTGACTACCGCGCAGGCATTTGCTGCCGAGGGCGCGCGCGTCATCGTGACGGGCCGGGATACCGCGACGCTGGAGGCAGCCAAGCCCACGCTGGGCGCCAACGCGCTGGCCATCCAGAATGACGCCGGCACCGTGGCCGCAGCCCGCGCGCTGGCAAAACGCCTCGCCGATGAAGGCATCAAGCTCGACGCCGTGTTCATCAACGCGGGCATCGCCAGGTTCGCACCGCTGCCGGATGTCGAAGAATCGATGTGGGACCAGACCTTCGATACCAATGTGAAGGGTCCCTTCTTCCAGATCCAGGCGCTGGTGCCGCTGTTCAATCCAGGCGCATCGATCGTGCTCAACGGGTCCATCAATGCGCACATCGGCATGCCGTCATCCGCCGTCTATGCGGCCAGCAAGGCCGGCCTCATCTCGCTGGCCAAGACACTCTCGGCCGAACTGCTGCCGCGCGGCGTACGCGTCAATGTGCTCAGCCCGGGCCCGGTGACCACGCCGCTCTACGGCAAGCTCGGCCTGGACGCCGACGCCCTCGCCAACACCGCCGCCCAGATCAAGAGCCAGATTCCGCTCGGCCGCTTTGGCGAGGCGAAAGAAATCGCGGCAACGGTGCTGCATCTCTCGGCCACCGAGTCGGCGTTCATCGTCGGCACGGAGATCATCGTCGACGGCGGCATGAGCCAGTTGTGA
- a CDS encoding acyl-CoA synthetase has protein sequence MRDYAEAIAGFSYEASISECLSGKLDAINACVECCDRHALPGRIALFWESRDGTSETYTFSQLQKLSAQFASFLAAQGIGPGDRVAGLLPRTPELLVTILGTWRAGAVYQPLFTAFGPKAIEHRLQTSGARLVVTDGANRGKLDEVENCPDVLTVGGAKGRGIARGDFSFWAELDRQPARFDPVMRTGDDPFLMMFTSGTTGPAKPLLVPLKAVAAFAGYMRDAVDLRPEDAFWNLADPGWAYGLYYAVTGPLALGHPTTFYDGPFSIESTCRMIDKYGITNLAGSPTAYRLLIAAGQAVAGPLRGKLRAVSSAGEPLNPEVIRWFADQLGVTIHDHYGQTELGMVLCNHHALRHPVHLGAAGFASPGHRVVVLDADARELPAGQPGTLALDMSKSPMAWFAGYHGTPTGAFVGQYYLSGDTAELNPDGSISFIGRADDVITTSGYRVGPFDVESALIEHPAVVETAVIGKPDPERTELIKAFVVLGSEYKASPELAEELRLHVRNRLAAHAYPREIEFVPELPKTPSGKVQRFILRNQEVARQREAQA, from the coding sequence ATGCGCGACTACGCTGAGGCTATCGCCGGCTTTTCCTATGAGGCATCGATCTCGGAGTGCCTGAGCGGCAAGCTCGATGCCATCAACGCCTGCGTCGAATGCTGCGACCGCCATGCACTGCCAGGGCGCATCGCGCTGTTCTGGGAGAGCCGCGACGGCACCAGCGAGACCTATACCTTCAGCCAGTTGCAGAAGCTCTCCGCGCAGTTCGCCAGCTTTCTCGCGGCGCAGGGCATCGGCCCCGGCGACCGTGTGGCTGGCCTGCTGCCGCGCACCCCGGAGCTGCTTGTCACCATCCTCGGCACCTGGCGCGCGGGCGCGGTCTACCAGCCATTGTTCACAGCCTTTGGCCCCAAGGCCATCGAGCATCGGCTGCAAACCTCCGGCGCCCGGCTCGTGGTCACCGACGGCGCCAATCGCGGCAAGCTCGATGAGGTAGAGAACTGCCCCGACGTACTCACCGTTGGCGGCGCCAAAGGCCGCGGCATCGCGCGTGGAGACTTCAGTTTCTGGGCGGAGCTTGACCGCCAGCCGGCCCGGTTCGATCCGGTCATGCGCACCGGCGACGATCCGTTCCTGATGATGTTCACCTCCGGCACCACCGGCCCCGCCAAGCCGCTGCTGGTACCGCTCAAGGCCGTGGCTGCGTTCGCGGGCTATATGCGCGACGCGGTCGACCTGCGCCCCGAGGATGCCTTCTGGAACCTCGCCGATCCTGGCTGGGCCTATGGCTTGTACTACGCGGTGACCGGGCCTCTGGCCCTGGGCCATCCCACCACGTTCTATGACGGCCCATTCAGCATCGAGAGCACATGCCGGATGATCGACAAGTACGGCATCACCAACCTGGCCGGCTCGCCCACCGCCTATCGGCTGCTGATCGCGGCGGGGCAGGCCGTGGCCGGCCCGCTGCGCGGCAAGCTGCGCGCGGTCAGCAGCGCGGGCGAGCCACTCAACCCGGAAGTGATCCGCTGGTTCGCCGACCAGCTCGGCGTCACCATCCACGATCACTACGGCCAGACCGAGCTCGGCATGGTGCTGTGCAATCACCACGCGCTGCGCCATCCCGTGCACCTGGGCGCGGCCGGCTTCGCCAGCCCGGGCCATCGCGTGGTGGTGCTGGACGCCGACGCACGCGAGTTGCCGGCCGGCCAGCCTGGCACGCTCGCGCTGGATATGTCGAAGTCTCCGATGGCCTGGTTCGCCGGCTACCACGGCACGCCCACCGGCGCCTTCGTCGGCCAGTACTACCTGAGCGGCGACACCGCGGAGCTGAACCCCGATGGCAGCATCAGCTTTATCGGACGCGCCGACGATGTCATCACCACCTCCGGCTACCGCGTCGGCCCGTTCGACGTGGAGAGCGCGCTGATCGAGCATCCGGCGGTGGTCGAGACCGCGGTCATCGGCAAGCCCGATCCGGAACGCACCGAACTGATCAAGGCTTTTGTCGTTCTCGGCTCGGAATACAAGGCGAGCCCGGAGCTGGCCGAAGAACTGCGCCTGCACGTGCGCAATCGCCTCGCGGCCCACGCCTATCCCCGCGAAATCGAGTTCGTGCCCGAGTTGCCGAAGACACCGAGCGGCAAGGTCCAGCGCTTTATCCTGCGCAACCAGGAAGTGGCGCGGCAGCGCGAGGCGCAGGCGTAG
- a CDS encoding SH3 domain-containing protein, translated as MRRMAVKCVLAGITALLAAPGVAFAQPAQAFTTGPVNLRAGPAPDYPVVAQLSGGVPLTVMGCVSQYTWCDVALPNLRGWVYAGQLGYAYQGGSVSVLNYGTVIGLPIITFSIGSYWGNYYRGRPWYHDQGRWAHRPPYGPGPGYPPVHVRPPGGYPPGRPPGHGGGSSHGGGHGGGGGHGGGGGGGHGGGGHGGGGGHGGHGGR; from the coding sequence ATGCGCCGAATGGCCGTTAAGTGCGTTCTGGCGGGAATCACCGCATTGCTGGCCGCGCCCGGTGTGGCGTTTGCGCAGCCTGCCCAAGCCTTTACCACCGGCCCCGTCAACCTGCGTGCCGGACCCGCACCGGATTACCCGGTGGTGGCGCAACTGTCCGGCGGCGTGCCGCTCACCGTGATGGGGTGCGTCAGCCAGTACACATGGTGCGACGTGGCGCTGCCTAACCTGCGTGGCTGGGTCTATGCCGGGCAGCTCGGGTACGCGTATCAGGGCGGCAGTGTTTCTGTGCTGAACTACGGCACCGTGATTGGCCTTCCCATCATCACGTTCTCCATCGGCTCCTACTGGGGTAACTACTATCGCGGACGGCCTTGGTACCACGACCAGGGACGCTGGGCGCATCGTCCGCCATATGGGCCGGGACCGGGCTATCCGCCAGTGCATGTGCGCCCGCCAGGTGGTTATCCGCCCGGCCGTCCGCCTGGTCATGGAGGCGGAAGCAGCCATGGTGGTGGTCACGGTGGCGGCGGCGGTCACGGGGGTGGGGGCGGCGGCGGTCATGGTGGTGGCGGTCATGGAGGTGGCGGCGGCCATGGTGGCCACGGCGGCCGATAA
- a CDS encoding YbhB/YbcL family Raf kinase inhibitor-like protein, with product MNLIRTRFAPLAGALVLGCIGTAYAAGMQASSASFADGAAIPTLYGNNTSDCGGKGVSPQVSWSNLPAGTKSMAVLLLDLDGNMGLGYSHWVAYNIAADRGQLKEGEGQADRHGVTVGKNVRGEPIYLGPCPPVGDAPHHYVLTVIATDLAPTALPPGLNRDELMQALKGHALRGQSVVGRYAR from the coding sequence ATGAATCTCATCAGAACACGCTTCGCGCCGCTGGCTGGCGCACTGGTTTTGGGCTGCATTGGCACGGCATATGCGGCAGGCATGCAGGCGTCGTCCGCATCGTTTGCGGATGGGGCGGCGATCCCTACGCTGTATGGCAACAATACGTCCGATTGCGGCGGCAAAGGCGTGTCGCCGCAGGTGTCGTGGTCGAATCTTCCCGCCGGCACCAAGTCCATGGCGGTGCTGCTGCTGGACCTCGATGGCAACATGGGGCTAGGCTATTCGCACTGGGTCGCCTATAACATCGCCGCCGATCGCGGTCAGTTGAAGGAAGGCGAGGGCCAGGCTGATCGCCATGGCGTCACCGTTGGCAAGAATGTACGGGGCGAGCCGATTTATCTTGGACCTTGTCCGCCGGTTGGTGATGCGCCGCACCATTATGTGTTGACCGTCATCGCCACAGACCTTGCGCCAACCGCGCTGCCGCCCGGCCTGAACAGGGACGAACTGATGCAGGCGCTCAAAGGCCATGCGCTGCGCGGCCAAAGCGTCGTCGGAAGATATGCGCGTTAA
- a CDS encoding NAD(P)/FAD-dependent oxidoreductase, whose amino-acid sequence MAKRILIIGAGFAGMWSALGAARLIDLHGQKDVEIALIAPQPELHVRPRFYEAGAARMKAPLRDIFDAVGVRFIQGTVERIHADRNEVEVVGIDQARSTLSYDRLVLATGSRLFRPQIPGLDKHAFSVDQIDEAAELEAHIKRLADHPASAARNTIVVAGGGFTGIETAAEMPARLRDALGEDAEVNVIVVDRHAEVAAELGAGPRPVITQALEALGVTWRPGTSVASVDENGLTTAHGERIDAKTVIWTAGVRASALTQQIPAQRDAFGRLHVDSNLRVKGVDAVFATGDVAYAATDDDGNYAAMSCQHAMNLGRSAGHNVAADLLGLAPIPYRQPRYVTCLDLGPWGAVYTEGWEREVKLVGADAKALKGRINAEWIYPPSADRAQALAAANPDRTVVA is encoded by the coding sequence ATGGCTAAACGTATCCTGATCATTGGCGCCGGCTTCGCCGGTATGTGGAGTGCGCTGGGCGCGGCGCGCCTGATCGATCTGCACGGCCAGAAGGATGTGGAGATCGCGCTGATCGCTCCCCAGCCGGAGCTGCATGTGCGTCCGCGCTTCTATGAGGCAGGTGCTGCGCGGATGAAGGCGCCGCTGCGCGACATCTTCGATGCGGTCGGCGTCAGGTTCATCCAGGGTACCGTCGAGCGGATCCATGCGGACCGCAATGAAGTCGAGGTGGTTGGCATCGATCAAGCGAGGTCCACGCTGTCCTATGACCGCCTCGTGCTTGCTACGGGCAGCCGCCTGTTTCGCCCGCAGATCCCGGGCCTGGACAAGCATGCGTTCAGCGTGGACCAGATCGATGAAGCGGCCGAGCTGGAGGCGCATATCAAGCGCCTTGCCGATCATCCGGCATCCGCCGCGCGCAATACCATCGTGGTGGCCGGCGGCGGCTTCACCGGCATCGAGACCGCGGCCGAAATGCCGGCGCGCCTGCGCGATGCGCTGGGCGAAGACGCCGAGGTGAACGTCATCGTGGTCGATCGCCATGCCGAAGTGGCCGCCGAGCTCGGCGCCGGCCCGCGTCCCGTCATCACGCAAGCGCTTGAAGCGCTTGGCGTGACCTGGCGGCCAGGCACGTCGGTGGCGTCCGTCGACGAGAACGGCCTGACCACGGCGCACGGCGAGCGCATCGATGCCAAGACGGTGATCTGGACGGCGGGCGTGCGCGCCAGCGCGCTCACGCAGCAGATTCCCGCGCAGCGCGATGCATTCGGTCGCCTGCATGTGGACAGCAACCTGCGCGTCAAGGGCGTGGATGCCGTGTTCGCCACCGGTGATGTCGCTTATGCCGCCACGGACGATGACGGCAACTATGCCGCGATGTCGTGTCAGCACGCGATGAACCTTGGCCGCTCGGCGGGGCACAACGTTGCTGCGGACCTGCTCGGCCTTGCACCGATTCCCTACCGCCAGCCGAGGTACGTCACCTGCCTGGACCTGGGCCCGTGGGGCGCGGTCTACACCGAGGGCTGGGAGCGTGAAGTCAAGCTCGTTGGCGCGGACGCCAAGGCGCTGAAAGGCCGGATCAACGCCGAGTGGATCTATCCGCCCAGCGCCGATCGCGCGCAGGCACTGGCCGCGGCCAATCCCGATCGCACCGTGGTAGCGTAG
- a CDS encoding RrF2 family transcriptional regulator gives MSHISTGVEYGLHCLLFLADPTASVKEASVRDLAELQGVPAEYLAKLFTKLAKANLVVATEGIRGGFSLARPAAKITVMDVVQAIDGDKALFDCREIRERCALFDAAPPAWATRGICSIHAVMQAAEKAMRQELAGHTLADLAERTLVKAPANFGPHVVRWLADRATHRRGERDAADKD, from the coding sequence ATGTCCCACATCAGCACGGGCGTCGAATACGGACTGCACTGCCTCCTGTTCCTCGCCGACCCGACGGCAAGCGTCAAGGAAGCTAGCGTGCGCGACCTGGCCGAGCTGCAAGGCGTCCCTGCCGAATACCTCGCCAAATTGTTCACCAAGCTGGCCAAGGCCAACCTGGTCGTGGCCACCGAAGGCATTCGCGGCGGCTTCTCGCTGGCGCGGCCGGCGGCAAAGATCACGGTCATGGATGTCGTGCAAGCGATCGACGGCGACAAGGCGCTGTTCGACTGCCGCGAGATCCGCGAGCGCTGCGCGCTGTTCGATGCGGCGCCGCCCGCCTGGGCCACCCGTGGCATCTGCTCCATCCATGCCGTCATGCAGGCGGCAGAAAAGGCCATGCGGCAGGAACTGGCCGGGCACACGCTCGCCGATCTCGCCGAGCGGACCCTCGTCAAGGCACCGGCCAATTTCGGCCCGCACGTAGTGCGATGGCTCGCCGACCGCGCCACCCACCGGCGCGGCGAGCGCGATGCGGCAGACAAAGACTAG
- a CDS encoding SDR family NAD(P)-dependent oxidoreductase, producing the protein MKIDLTGKIALVSGSTAGIGFATAKGLAGAGARVILNGRSNATVDKALQALRAAVAGADVTGFVGDLADPEACARLVAAHPRVDVLVNNLGIFQPQDFFETPDSEWTRFFETNVMSGVRLSRAYAPSMAERKWGRIVFVSSESALNIPADMIHYGFSKTAQLAVSRGLAKRLAGTGVTVNAVLPGPTLSEGVTDMLKDAMASSGQSAEAVAADFVKTHRSSSIIQRAASVEEVANMIVYACSPQASATTGAALRVDGGVVDTIA; encoded by the coding sequence ATGAAGATTGATCTCACGGGCAAGATCGCCCTTGTTTCAGGGTCCACCGCCGGCATCGGCTTCGCAACGGCCAAGGGACTCGCCGGCGCAGGCGCCCGCGTCATCCTCAACGGGCGCAGCAACGCCACGGTGGACAAGGCCCTGCAAGCGCTGCGTGCCGCCGTTGCCGGCGCCGACGTGACGGGCTTCGTCGGCGACCTTGCCGACCCCGAGGCCTGCGCCCGCCTGGTGGCGGCCCATCCCCGAGTGGATGTGCTGGTAAATAACCTTGGCATCTTCCAGCCGCAGGACTTCTTTGAGACGCCCGACAGCGAGTGGACCCGCTTCTTCGAAACCAACGTCATGTCGGGCGTGCGGCTGTCGCGGGCCTATGCGCCGTCCATGGCCGAGCGTAAATGGGGACGGATCGTGTTCGTCTCGTCGGAATCGGCGCTGAATATCCCCGCCGACATGATCCACTATGGCTTTTCCAAGACCGCGCAACTGGCAGTCTCGCGCGGGCTGGCCAAGCGGCTTGCCGGTACCGGCGTGACCGTCAACGCGGTACTGCCCGGCCCCACGCTATCGGAGGGCGTCACCGACATGCTCAAGGATGCCATGGCAAGCTCGGGGCAATCCGCCGAAGCCGTGGCAGCGGACTTCGTCAAGACACACCGTTCCTCCTCGATCATCCAGCGTGCCGCCAGCGTCGAAGAAGTCGCCAACATGATCGTCTATGCCTGCTCCCCGCAAGCCTCGGCCACCACCGGCGCCGCATTGCGCGTGGACGGCGGGGTCGTGGATACGATCGCCTGA
- the purT gene encoding formate-dependent phosphoribosylglycinamide formyltransferase: MTTLGTPLSPGATKVMLLGSGELGKEVLIALQRLGVETIAVDRYADAPGQQVAHHARTISMSDPDQLKALIEAEKPDLVVPEIEAIATQMLETLEAAGVVRVIPTARAARLTMDREGIRRLAAETLGVPTSPYKFCDSLEELQAAIDGGIGYPCVVKPVMSSSGKGQSKIDGPADVKAAWDYAMAGGRVSHGRVIVEGFIDFDYEITLLTVRAIGADGQVETQFCEPIGHVQVSGDYVESWQPHPMHPAALQKSQQIAQAVTANLGGQGLFGVELFVKGEQVWFSEVSPRPHDTGMVTMITQWQNEFELHARAILGLPVSTALKSPGASAVIYGGVDAKGVVFDGVDEALRVPQTELRLFGKPESFTKRRMGVALAYDADVEAARVRAKDAAGRVKPRVAG, from the coding sequence ATGACCACTCTCGGCACCCCTCTGTCGCCTGGCGCGACCAAAGTCATGCTGCTGGGCTCCGGCGAGCTCGGCAAGGAAGTCCTGATCGCGCTGCAGCGCCTCGGCGTTGAAACGATTGCGGTGGACCGCTATGCCGATGCGCCCGGCCAGCAGGTGGCGCACCATGCGCGCACCATTTCCATGAGCGACCCGGACCAGCTCAAGGCGCTGATCGAGGCCGAGAAGCCGGACCTGGTGGTGCCGGAGATCGAGGCCATTGCCACGCAGATGCTGGAGACGCTGGAAGCCGCCGGCGTGGTGCGCGTCATCCCCACGGCGCGCGCGGCGCGCCTGACCATGGACCGCGAAGGCATCCGCCGCCTGGCTGCGGAGACGCTCGGCGTGCCCACCAGCCCCTACAAGTTCTGCGACTCGCTGGAAGAGCTGCAGGCGGCCATCGATGGCGGCATCGGCTACCCGTGCGTGGTCAAGCCGGTGATGAGCAGCTCCGGCAAGGGCCAGAGCAAGATCGACGGCCCCGCCGACGTCAAGGCCGCATGGGACTACGCCATGGCCGGTGGCCGTGTCAGCCACGGCCGCGTGATCGTGGAAGGTTTCATCGACTTCGACTACGAAATCACGCTGCTGACGGTGCGCGCGATCGGCGCCGACGGCCAGGTGGAAACGCAGTTCTGCGAGCCGATCGGCCACGTGCAGGTCAGCGGGGATTACGTGGAAAGCTGGCAGCCGCATCCGATGCATCCGGCCGCACTGCAAAAATCCCAGCAGATTGCGCAGGCCGTCACCGCCAACCTGGGCGGGCAAGGCTTGTTCGGCGTGGAACTGTTCGTCAAGGGCGAGCAGGTCTGGTTCAGCGAAGTCAGCCCGCGTCCGCACGACACCGGCATGGTGACCATGATCACCCAGTGGCAGAACGAGTTCGAGCTGCACGCGCGCGCCATTCTCGGCCTGCCGGTCAGCACCGCGCTCAAGAGCCCGGGCGCCAGTGCGGTGATCTATGGCGGCGTGGATGCCAAGGGCGTGGTGTTCGACGGCGTGGACGAGGCGCTGCGCGTGCCGCAGACGGAGCTGCGCTTGTTCGGCAAGCCGGAGAGCTTCACCAAGCGCCGCATGGGCGTGGCCCTGGCGTACGACGCCGACGTGGAAGCGGCCCGCGTGCGCGCCAAGGATGCGGCGGGACGCGTGAAGCCGCGCGTGGCAGGCTGA
- a CDS encoding aspartate/glutamate racemase family protein — protein MTLHIGIVACSAEGAALCYRTICMEGARLLGPHAHPEISMHTPSLAEYVKHLDRGDWQAVGELMLTSASKLAGMGADFLICPDNTIHQALPYMAARSPRPWLHIAEVVAESAAARGFTRLGLTGTRWLVDSEVYPEKLAARGLGFMRPDPAERDEINRIIMDELVGGIATPEALTYFQRVIGRMKSQGCDAVVLGCTEIPLIVNDANSSLPTLDSTRLLAQAALRRAVQGAY, from the coding sequence ATGACCCTGCATATCGGCATCGTTGCCTGCTCCGCCGAAGGTGCTGCGCTTTGCTACCGGACCATTTGCATGGAGGGCGCGCGGCTGCTCGGGCCGCATGCGCATCCCGAGATATCCATGCACACCCCGTCGCTTGCCGAGTACGTCAAGCACCTGGATCGCGGCGACTGGCAGGCCGTAGGTGAGTTGATGCTCACCTCTGCCAGCAAGCTCGCTGGCATGGGCGCGGATTTCCTGATCTGTCCCGACAACACCATTCACCAGGCGCTGCCGTACATGGCGGCGCGTTCGCCGCGGCCCTGGCTGCATATTGCCGAGGTGGTCGCCGAGAGCGCGGCGGCGCGCGGTTTCACCCGCCTGGGCCTGACGGGAACACGCTGGCTTGTCGACAGCGAGGTCTACCCCGAAAAGCTTGCCGCGCGCGGGCTCGGCTTTATGCGGCCGGACCCCGCCGAGCGCGATGAAATCAACCGCATCATCATGGATGAACTGGTGGGCGGCATCGCTACCCCGGAAGCACTCACTTACTTCCAGCGGGTTATCGGGCGGATGAAGTCGCAGGGTTGCGATGCTGTTGTGCTCGGCTGCACGGAAATTCCGCTGATCGTGAACGACGCTAACTCGTCACTGCCGACGCTGGATTCCACGCGGCTGCTGGCGCAGGCGGCGCTGCGCAGGGCGGTGCAAGGCGCATATTGA
- a CDS encoding DUF427 domain-containing protein, translating into MTSKPIKIPGPDHPIVIEANPARVVVRLGGAVIADTRSALTLREAAYPAVQYIPRKDVDMSLLARTDHATYCPYKGECAYYSIPAGGERSVNAVWTYEAPYAAVEAIKDHVAFYPNRVDAIEQRQG; encoded by the coding sequence ATGACCAGCAAGCCCATCAAGATCCCGGGGCCCGATCATCCGATCGTGATCGAGGCGAACCCCGCGCGCGTCGTCGTGAGGCTCGGCGGCGCCGTCATTGCCGACACCCGCAGCGCGCTCACGCTGCGCGAGGCGGCCTACCCGGCCGTGCAGTACATTCCGCGCAAGGATGTCGATATGTCGCTGCTGGCGCGCACGGACCATGCCACCTACTGCCCGTACAAAGGCGAGTGCGCTTACTACAGCATCCCCGCGGGCGGTGAGCGATCGGTCAATGCGGTGTGGACTTACGAGGCGCCGTATGCCGCCGTCGAGGCCATCAAGGATCACGTGGCCTTCTACCCCAACCGAGTCGATGCCATCGAGCAGCGGCAGGGCTAG
- a CDS encoding GntR family transcriptional regulator: MPRTTDSPSPLGHMPGTSLHRQLFLVLRDEITRGIYAETGALPKEEALCERFGVSRITVRRALSELAALGLVERRHGLGTFVRADAPAGRSSPSLSVIDSLRKTALETDVEVLEVATAVPPADIAQLLLLAPGEQAVHALRLRSIKGTPVILTDAWVPAALGKRVSAAALRKQALYEILMAQGVKFGRVVQEITAQAADPAYAGWLRTEVGAPLLKLVRLMHDPESRPVQYITVYMSPERSRILMDISADTVNTLSAGQLVHDVPRG, encoded by the coding sequence ATGCCGCGCACGACCGACTCCCCTTCGCCGCTGGGCCATATGCCCGGCACCTCACTGCACCGGCAGCTCTTTCTCGTGCTGCGCGACGAAATCACGCGCGGCATCTATGCGGAAACGGGGGCTTTGCCGAAAGAAGAAGCACTGTGCGAGCGCTTTGGCGTCTCGCGCATCACGGTGCGGCGGGCGCTGTCCGAGTTGGCGGCGCTAGGGCTGGTGGAGCGGCGCCATGGCCTTGGCACCTTTGTGCGGGCGGACGCGCCGGCAGGGCGCAGCAGCCCTAGCCTTAGCGTGATCGACAGCCTGCGCAAGACCGCGCTGGAGACGGACGTCGAGGTTCTTGAGGTGGCCACGGCCGTGCCGCCGGCGGACATTGCCCAACTGCTGCTGCTCGCCCCGGGCGAGCAAGCCGTGCACGCGCTGCGCCTGCGCAGCATCAAGGGCACGCCGGTGATACTGACGGATGCATGGGTACCCGCCGCGCTGGGCAAGCGCGTGTCGGCGGCGGCGCTGCGCAAGCAAGCGCTCTACGAGATCCTGATGGCACAGGGGGTGAAGTTTGGCCGCGTGGTGCAGGAAATCACGGCCCAGGCGGCCGACCCCGCTTATGCGGGCTGGCTGCGCACCGAGGTTGGTGCGCCACTGCTCAAGCTGGTGCGCCTGATGCATGACCCGGAGTCGCGGCCGGTCCAGTACATCACGGTGTACATGTCCCCGGAACGCAGCCGCATCCTGATGGATATCTCGGCCGACACGGTCAACACGCTAAGCGCCGGGCAGTTAGTCCACGACGTGCCGCGCGGCTAA
- a CDS encoding isocitrate lyase/PEP mutase family protein yields the protein MTLAAILRQRLQAPGMIIAPGAYDAIGARLIEQAGFSACYMTGAGTSAARGFPDFGLLTMSEMVENAAVMARSVSIPLIADADTGYGNQLNVTRTVREYEARGVAAIHIEDQVAPKRCGHLDGKEVVSREEFVSKIRAAVQARRTPDFVIIARTDARAMLGLEEAIWRANAALEAGADLAFVEATQTIEEVAAVPRLVRGPCLLNVVPGGRTPIFDLREAEVMGYKLAILPGLMLKAAIQAGDEALAELKATFTAPGVSASVGQTFRRFGADEWDSLRQRFNAGERATNPDAPASAKA from the coding sequence ATGACCCTCGCAGCTATCCTTCGCCAGCGCCTGCAGGCGCCCGGCATGATCATCGCGCCCGGCGCTTACGACGCCATCGGCGCGCGCCTGATCGAGCAGGCCGGCTTCTCCGCCTGCTACATGACTGGCGCCGGCACGTCGGCGGCGCGCGGCTTCCCTGATTTCGGCCTGCTGACGATGAGCGAGATGGTTGAAAACGCCGCGGTGATGGCGCGCTCCGTGTCGATCCCGCTGATCGCCGACGCCGACACGGGCTACGGCAATCAGCTCAACGTCACCCGCACCGTGCGCGAGTACGAGGCCCGTGGCGTGGCGGCGATCCATATCGAGGACCAGGTTGCGCCCAAGCGCTGTGGCCACCTGGATGGCAAGGAGGTGGTCTCGCGCGAGGAGTTCGTCTCCAAGATCCGCGCAGCGGTGCAGGCGCGCCGCACGCCGGATTTCGTCATCATCGCGCGCACCGATGCGCGCGCCATGCTCGGGCTGGAAGAGGCCATCTGGCGCGCCAACGCCGCGCTGGAAGCTGGCGCGGACCTGGCCTTCGTGGAAGCCACGCAGACCATCGAGGAAGTGGCGGCGGTGCCGCGGCTGGTGCGCGGCCCTTGCCTGCTGAACGTGGTGCCCGGCGGCCGCACGCCGATCTTCGACCTGCGCGAGGCCGAGGTCATGGGCTACAAGCTGGCCATCCTGCCGGGCCTGATGCTCAAGGCCGCGATCCAGGCGGGCGACGAAGCCCTGGCCGAGCTCAAGGCCACCTTCACCGCGCCAGGCGTGTCGGCCAGCGTGGGGCAGACCTTCCGCCGCTTCGGCGCCGATGAATGGGACAGCCTGCGCCAGCGCTTCAATGCCGGCGAGCGCGCCACCAACCCCGATGCGCCGGCAAGCGCAAAGGCTTGA